A part of Myxococcales bacterium genomic DNA contains:
- a CDS encoding bifunctional (p)ppGpp synthetase/guanosine-3',5'-bis(diphosphate) 3'-pyrophosphohydrolase, whose product MLRFNDIADRMLEYNPGIDLELLQRAYVFSAKVHEGQERLSGEPYLIHPLEVAGILVEMRMDDVSVAAGLLHDTLEDTLTTRDELERLFGEQVAFLVDGVTKIAQIEFTSQRERQAENFRKMLIAMSKDIRILLIKLADRLHNMRTLNYLAEDTQSRIAQETVEIYVPLANRLGIHWVQQELQNLAFTVLHPQIAEELEKQLAGGRGEREKYIEEVISSLATRLSQVGIRAEVTGRVKDLASVHAKMEAQGVSLDEIYDVIAFRVILSGNEEHCYAALGIIHSIWSPVPGRFKDYVALPKPNGYQSLHTVVIGAYGERMEVQIRTSDMHRSAEMGIAAHWKYKEGRIDSDAEDERRFAWLRQLLEWQSELDDPHEFLDAVKVDLFPDEVFVFTPRGEVINLPSGATPIDFAYAI is encoded by the coding sequence ATGCTTCGCTTCAATGACATTGCCGACCGCATGCTGGAGTACAACCCCGGCATCGACCTGGAGCTGCTTCAGCGCGCCTACGTTTTTTCAGCGAAGGTTCACGAGGGGCAGGAACGGCTCAGCGGCGAGCCGTATCTCATTCATCCCCTCGAGGTGGCGGGCATCCTCGTCGAGATGCGCATGGACGACGTCTCGGTAGCCGCCGGTTTGCTGCACGACACCCTCGAAGACACGCTCACAACCCGCGACGAACTGGAACGCCTGTTCGGCGAGCAAGTTGCGTTTTTGGTCGACGGTGTCACGAAGATCGCCCAGATCGAATTTACTTCGCAAAGAGAACGACAGGCCGAAAACTTTCGCAAGATGCTGATCGCCATGTCGAAAGACATTCGCATCTTGCTGATCAAACTGGCCGATCGCCTGCACAACATGCGAACGCTCAATTACCTGGCCGAAGATACCCAGTCTCGCATCGCACAGGAGACGGTGGAGATCTATGTGCCGCTGGCCAATCGCCTGGGTATTCACTGGGTGCAGCAAGAACTCCAGAATTTGGCCTTTACCGTGCTTCATCCCCAGATTGCAGAGGAGCTCGAGAAACAACTGGCTGGGGGACGCGGAGAGCGCGAGAAGTACATCGAAGAAGTGATCAGCAGCCTCGCGACCCGTCTCTCCCAGGTGGGGATACGCGCCGAGGTGACCGGTCGAGTCAAAGATCTGGCTTCGGTCCACGCCAAGATGGAAGCCCAGGGTGTCAGCCTCGACGAGATCTACGACGTGATCGCGTTTCGCGTAATTCTCTCCGGCAATGAAGAACATTGCTACGCGGCGCTAGGCATCATTCACAGCATCTGGAGTCCCGTGCCCGGACGCTTCAAGGACTACGTCGCGCTTCCCAAACCCAATGGCTACCAGTCGCTTCACACTGTGGTGATTGGCGCCTACGGCGAGCGCATGGAGGTGCAGATTCGAACGAGCGACATGCATCGGTCTGCGGAAATGGGAATCGCCGCGCACTGGAAATACAAGGAAGGCCGGATCGACTCAGACGCGGAAGATGAGCGACGGTTCGCCTGGCTGCGGCAACTGCTCGAGTGGCAGAGCGAACTCGATGATCCACACGAATTTCTGGATGCCGTCAAAGTCGATCTGTTTCCCGACGAGGTGTTTGTGTTTACACCCCGAGGCGAGGTGATCAACTTGCCGAGCGGCGCCACGCCGATCGACTTCGCTTACGCGATTCA
- the gmk gene encoding guanylate kinase, whose amino-acid sequence MSGMTFVISAPSGTGKTTVCQNLIEQDDKLRFSVSHTTRKPRLGEMDRVNYHFVDEVEFNRLVAEEAFLESARYAGNLYGTSFAAIRGTLEAGRDIMLEIEVQGAQLIRNRKFEAVFIFLLPPSMEILEQRLRDRGTDTEELIKQRLSEGNAEITMAKIFDYAVINDKLLNTVEQVQEIICAERTGEIKDVRARFGVAKVLENWLRLVE is encoded by the coding sequence ATGAGCGGTATGACCTTCGTCATTTCAGCGCCGTCGGGCACGGGCAAGACGACTGTGTGTCAAAACCTCATCGAGCAGGACGATAAACTTCGCTTCTCGGTGTCCCACACCACGCGAAAACCTCGCCTGGGCGAAATGGACCGAGTCAATTACCACTTCGTAGACGAAGTTGAGTTCAATCGGCTGGTCGCGGAAGAAGCGTTTTTGGAATCAGCTCGTTACGCCGGCAATCTCTACGGGACGAGTTTTGCCGCCATCCGCGGCACCCTCGAAGCCGGGCGCGACATCATGCTGGAAATCGAGGTGCAGGGCGCGCAACTGATCCGGAACAGAAAGTTCGAGGCTGTGTTCATCTTTTTGCTGCCCCCTTCCATGGAGATTCTCGAGCAGAGATTGCGAGATCGAGGTACGGACACCGAGGAATTGATCAAGCAACGTCTGAGCGAGGGGAACGCCGAGATCACGATGGCCAAAATTTTCGATTATGCGGTGATCAACGACAAACTCCTGAACACCGTAGAGCAGGTTCAGGAGATCATTTGTGCCGAACGCACCGGTGAAATCAAAGACGTTCGCGCGCGATTCGGCGTTGCCAAGGTGCTGGAGAACTGGCTGAGGCTGGTCGAGTAG
- a CDS encoding DUF370 domain-containing protein produces MLNIGYGNLVLASRVIAVVSPTASPMRRLREEAAERNKLVDATEGRRTRSILVTDSDHVILSAINPETIAARLAPDTSGTSS; encoded by the coding sequence ATGCTCAATATTGGTTATGGCAATCTCGTGTTGGCGTCACGGGTGATTGCGGTGGTATCACCTACTGCGTCTCCCATGCGGCGACTTCGAGAAGAGGCAGCGGAGCGGAACAAGTTGGTCGACGCGACCGAGGGACGTCGTACCCGGTCGATCCTGGTGACCGATAGCGATCACGTAATCCTCTCGGCCATCAATCCAGAAACGATCGCCGCACGACTGGCACCCGATACATCAGGGACGTCGTCATGA
- a CDS encoding YicC family protein: protein MTDSSRAPGLRSMTGFGSASFTISDLAFEVEIRTVNHRHLDLRLKLPRQFASCESDARARVSHYLGRGKVDLSVNLAAGARPTAELEIDEHVAGQYVDAAHQLSRGFEVTGALDVTALIAMPGVTRFVEPGLEESELSQVLCDAIDRALVAVDHTRLTEGNTIRADFENRLALVSELIEKLDSRSGVVRQSVKDRLRKRAGQLELETGLVDEARLHQEIVIAADRLDVSEEIARLRSHLEQFHAILASAGPAQMVGRRLDFLLQELGREANTVGSKANDAPLAHDVVEVKTELERIREQVQNCE from the coding sequence ATGACCGATTCATCGCGTGCGCCAGGTCTTCGCAGCATGACCGGCTTTGGCAGCGCGTCTTTTACGATCAGCGATTTGGCCTTCGAGGTCGAGATTCGTACCGTGAATCACCGTCATCTCGATCTGCGCCTGAAATTGCCACGCCAGTTCGCAAGCTGCGAATCAGATGCGCGCGCTCGAGTTTCCCATTACCTCGGGCGCGGCAAGGTGGATCTCTCGGTGAACCTCGCCGCAGGGGCGAGACCCACTGCGGAACTCGAGATCGACGAGCACGTGGCAGGACAATATGTAGACGCTGCGCACCAACTCTCGCGCGGCTTCGAGGTGACGGGCGCACTGGACGTGACGGCGCTCATCGCCATGCCCGGAGTGACGCGCTTTGTCGAACCCGGTCTCGAAGAATCGGAACTCTCGCAGGTACTGTGCGACGCGATCGATCGTGCGCTGGTCGCGGTTGATCATACGAGACTCACCGAGGGCAACACGATTCGGGCGGACTTCGAGAATCGACTCGCTCTTGTCTCCGAATTGATCGAAAAACTCGATTCGCGCTCCGGCGTCGTGCGACAGAGTGTCAAGGACCGACTTCGAAAGCGCGCGGGACAATTGGAACTCGAAACGGGGTTGGTCGATGAGGCGCGCCTACATCAAGAAATTGTCATCGCAGCGGACCGCCTGGACGTCAGCGAGGAGATCGCGCGACTGCGCAGTCACCTTGAACAGTTTCATGCGATACTGGCATCGGCCGGACCGGCGCAGATGGTGGGGCGACGACTCGACTTCCTGCTCCAGGAACTGGGTCGCGAAGCAAACACGGTGGGGAGCAAGGCAAATGATGCGCCACTCGCCCACGATGTCGTCGAGGTGAAAACAGAACTCGAGCGAATCAGAGAGCAGGTTCAAAATTGTGAGTAA
- a CDS encoding bifunctional hydroxymethylpyrimidine kinase/phosphomethylpyrimidine kinase: MRRLEKLLKDFSRVRLAVIGDVLLDEYLRGDALRISPEAPVPVVHVQGEAIVLGGAGNVVRNVVSLEAGCEFSSVVGNDSDGDRVISLLEELGVDAGGVVRAEGRPTTRKTRVVARGQQIVRVDRETREPISKPVLTQLLERLPERLRASDAAVLEDYGKGLLVPAAIRKIIACCTSANVPVSVDPKSKLRPFKGAALLKPNLREAEHLTGVSASEKGGLDRIAKKLRGAVGNADLVITRGGSGMSLFVPGESRCDVATSNQEVFDVQGAGDTTIAVLALARAAGATLIEAAVLANAAAGVVVEKIGTATASRDEIAARLPAALAAAREGFA; the protein is encoded by the coding sequence ATGCGACGGCTTGAGAAGTTGCTGAAGGATTTCTCGCGAGTGCGGCTCGCGGTCATCGGCGATGTCTTGCTCGACGAATATCTGCGAGGCGACGCTCTGCGGATCAGTCCGGAGGCTCCGGTCCCGGTCGTTCATGTGCAGGGCGAAGCGATTGTTTTGGGCGGAGCCGGCAATGTGGTTCGCAATGTGGTTTCACTTGAAGCAGGCTGTGAGTTTTCTTCGGTTGTTGGAAACGACTCGGATGGAGACCGCGTGATTTCGCTGTTGGAGGAACTGGGGGTGGACGCCGGGGGCGTGGTCCGTGCAGAGGGCAGGCCGACCACCCGCAAGACCCGAGTCGTCGCCCGAGGGCAGCAGATCGTGCGCGTCGATCGCGAAACCCGCGAACCGATATCCAAACCCGTGCTCACGCAATTGCTGGAGCGCCTGCCCGAACGTCTTCGCGCATCGGATGCCGCGGTCCTCGAGGACTACGGCAAGGGCTTGTTGGTTCCAGCAGCGATACGAAAAATCATCGCGTGCTGTACAAGCGCTAACGTTCCGGTCTCGGTCGATCCCAAATCGAAATTGCGACCGTTTAAAGGAGCGGCATTGCTGAAGCCGAATCTTCGGGAAGCCGAACATCTCACTGGGGTCTCCGCCAGCGAAAAGGGTGGTCTCGACCGAATTGCCAAAAAGCTTCGCGGGGCGGTGGGGAATGCCGATTTGGTCATTACCCGCGGCGGCAGTGGGATGTCGCTCTTCGTGCCCGGCGAATCGCGATGTGATGTGGCGACGAGCAACCAGGAGGTGTTCGACGTACAGGGCGCTGGAGACACAACCATTGCCGTGCTCGCCCTGGCCCGCGCGGCAGGGGCAACTCTGATCGAAGCTGCGGTGCTGGCCAATGCGGCCGCCGGAGTGGTCGTTGAAAAAATAGGCACCGCTACAGCGAGCCGCGACGAAATTGCGGCACGTCTACCCGCGGCACTCGCCGCCGCCAGGGAAGGATTTGCATGA